From the genome of bacterium, one region includes:
- the cas3u gene encoding type I-U CRISPR-associated helicase/endonuclease Cas3 encodes MGDLAIADFPAYFRSVHGFEPFPWQVRLTKAVLDDGRWPEVIDLPTGSGKTAAIDTALFTLAAQPDRFPRRVVFVIDRRIIVDQVYKRAATIESALSQAQGGVLSQIRERLLEVTDGAPLGVAALRGGVPIDNEWTYRPDQPWVVVSTVDQFGSRLLFRGYGVSPGMRPIHAGLAGNDCLVILDEVHLSKPFAETLRTVRHLDRGTLPRPIQVVEMSATPQNKQARPFVILDSDLRASELLRKRVTAVKQGQLVPIPGRSAEEAIPKAVQKLLKKATSGSVRSIGIVVNRVNTARLTYEVLRASGYNAYLVTGRMRPLDRSRVLDQIETSVDPDRQQAARNLTVVVATQAIEVGADFSFDLLITECAPIDSLRQRFGRLDRRGTYADRTGGAAEALVLGVRSDMKAKKPDPIYGDAAKQTWRELDSRFGGSSFDVGPASQHLAGLPKETLAPTPDVPLLLDTHMEAWTQTRPEPVVQPPIDPFLHGLRESDNTDISFVWRYDHSHETLKLVPPRPSEYLQVPISAARAWLAPSWNRQPEAPVADVDTVASEQDARGADVGREAYRWLGFDNEPKRLTTTNDLRAGDVIIVHPEQGGLTAGTWDPVSAKPVDDLGDEAQEANGRRITLRLDPRLFPDATGLIADEDADATTRDLITTWMDHTVANSAPGWLVRTCERLQGRFYIELSQDRRYPIIVERTVDGSTLDGSDASVSFTGTAVTLRDHLAGVGDRAAEFARRLGLGTELQQDLRLAGRLHDLGKVDSRFQAQLVGGDIVKLEMFDEPLAKSLPGTRAVRRYPQGMRHEVASTALAQSNAAVLAGAHDRDLVLHLIMTHHGYGRPLPPVHEDPSPRTLRPRHCEHTMETSSNLVETDIALVAAGRFWTLVERYGHHGIAWLEAILRLADHRQSEEEAKK; translated from the coding sequence ATGGGTGATCTGGCCATCGCCGATTTCCCGGCGTACTTCCGCTCGGTCCATGGGTTCGAACCGTTTCCGTGGCAGGTCCGGCTGACGAAAGCCGTGCTTGATGACGGCCGGTGGCCGGAGGTGATCGACCTGCCGACCGGCAGTGGTAAGACCGCCGCGATCGACACGGCGTTGTTCACTCTGGCTGCGCAACCCGATCGCTTCCCCCGGAGGGTGGTCTTCGTGATCGACCGCCGCATCATCGTCGACCAGGTCTACAAGAGAGCCGCGACTATCGAGAGCGCCCTCTCACAGGCTCAAGGCGGGGTTCTCTCCCAGATCCGAGAACGCCTCCTTGAAGTCACGGATGGCGCGCCACTTGGAGTGGCCGCGCTCAGAGGAGGCGTGCCGATAGACAATGAGTGGACGTACAGGCCGGACCAACCGTGGGTGGTGGTGTCGACCGTGGATCAGTTCGGTTCGCGCCTGTTGTTCCGCGGCTACGGGGTGTCACCCGGGATGCGTCCGATTCATGCCGGGTTAGCAGGGAATGATTGCCTGGTGATTCTCGACGAGGTGCACCTCAGCAAACCGTTTGCCGAGACCCTCCGGACGGTCAGGCATCTGGATCGTGGGACTCTTCCGCGCCCGATACAGGTTGTTGAAATGTCCGCCACTCCTCAGAACAAGCAAGCGCGGCCCTTTGTGATTCTCGATTCTGATCTCCGAGCTTCGGAGCTTCTCCGCAAACGCGTTACAGCAGTGAAGCAAGGACAGCTGGTACCGATTCCGGGCAGATCGGCTGAAGAAGCCATACCCAAGGCTGTACAGAAACTGTTGAAGAAGGCGACGTCCGGCTCCGTCCGTAGCATCGGGATCGTCGTTAACCGGGTCAACACCGCTCGGCTTACATACGAGGTGCTGAGGGCCTCCGGCTACAACGCCTATCTGGTGACGGGCAGGATGCGACCACTCGACCGCTCCCGCGTTCTCGATCAGATCGAAACGTCTGTGGATCCCGATCGTCAGCAGGCCGCGAGGAACCTGACGGTCGTGGTGGCCACTCAGGCGATCGAGGTAGGAGCCGATTTCAGCTTCGACCTGCTGATCACCGAGTGCGCGCCAATCGACAGCCTGCGGCAACGGTTCGGACGGTTGGATCGGCGAGGAACGTACGCTGATCGAACCGGTGGTGCCGCCGAAGCTCTGGTTCTAGGTGTCCGGTCCGACATGAAGGCTAAGAAACCCGATCCCATCTACGGCGATGCAGCCAAACAAACATGGAGGGAACTCGACAGTCGCTTCGGCGGCTCTTCCTTTGATGTCGGCCCCGCATCTCAGCACCTGGCTGGACTTCCGAAAGAGACGTTGGCGCCTACCCCCGACGTGCCCCTTCTGTTGGACACTCACATGGAGGCTTGGACCCAGACTCGTCCCGAACCCGTCGTTCAGCCCCCCATAGACCCGTTCCTTCACGGTCTCCGCGAGTCCGACAACACCGACATCAGCTTCGTGTGGCGCTACGACCATTCACATGAGACGCTGAAGCTCGTACCCCCACGGCCTTCGGAGTACCTCCAGGTGCCCATCAGCGCAGCCAGGGCCTGGCTGGCACCCTCGTGGAACAGGCAGCCGGAGGCCCCTGTAGCGGATGTGGATACGGTGGCCAGCGAACAAGACGCGCGCGGAGCAGATGTAGGCCGGGAGGCGTATCGCTGGCTCGGTTTCGACAACGAACCGAAGCGGCTCACTACCACCAACGATCTTCGGGCTGGTGATGTGATCATTGTACATCCGGAACAGGGCGGCTTGACCGCAGGCACATGGGATCCGGTGTCGGCCAAGCCCGTGGACGATCTCGGCGACGAGGCACAGGAAGCCAATGGCCGACGTATCACGTTGCGCCTCGACCCGCGCCTTTTTCCCGATGCGACTGGCCTCATCGCGGATGAAGACGCTGATGCCACCACTAGGGATCTGATCACAACATGGATGGACCACACTGTGGCGAACTCCGCCCCCGGGTGGCTGGTGAGGACCTGTGAACGGCTCCAAGGGAGATTCTATATCGAACTGTCTCAAGATCGCAGGTACCCGATCATTGTCGAGAGGACGGTGGACGGCTCCACTCTTGATGGATCGGATGCCTCGGTCTCTTTTACCGGGACCGCAGTGACTCTACGTGACCATCTGGCCGGTGTCGGTGACAGAGCTGCCGAGTTTGCTAGGAGGCTGGGGCTGGGAACCGAGTTACAGCAGGACCTCAGACTGGCCGGGCGTCTGCATGATCTCGGAAAAGTCGACTCACGGTTTCAAGCTCAACTCGTAGGCGGTGACATAGTCAAACTGGAGATGTTCGACGAGCCACTCGCCAAGTCGCTCCCCGGAACGCGTGCCGTGCGTCGCTATCCGCAGGGTATGCGGCACGAGGTAGCCAGTACCGCACTGGCCCAGTCGAACGCCGCTGTACTAGCTGGCGCACATGACCGCGATCTCGTCCTTCATCTGATCATGACCCACCATGGCTACGGACGACCTCTCCCCCCCGTACATGAAGATCCAAGCCCTAGGACACTTCGGCCTCGCCATTGCGAGCACACGATGGAAACCTCCTCCAACCTGGTCGAAACCGATATCGCATTGGTGGCCGCTGGCCGCTTCTGGACTCTCGTGGAGCGCTACGGCCATCACGGCATAGCGTGGTTGGAAGCGATCCTCCGCCTAGCCGACCACCGGCAAAGCGAGGAGGAGGCCAAAAAATGA
- a CDS encoding IS1595 family transposase produces the protein MTQTGPGKSYRKGLSLIEVTRMFPDDEAAEAWIAECRWGGEPTCPRCESTNVQTGAKHPSQPYRCRVCRKFFSVKTGTAMAGSNLGYQTWAIATYLLATGLKGQASMKLHRDLGISQKSAWFLAHRLREAWENDQATFAGAMEVDESFIGGLERNKHAAKKLNAGRGPVGKTAVVGAKDRATGQVVARVVPNTQADTLQGFVEEHRIPNQPVYTDGATAYDGLEGRQAIHHSVGEYVRGKAHTNGVESFWSMLKRGYHGTYHRMSPKHLQRYVNEFAGRHNIRPFDTVDQMRFIMCGLVGKRLRYEDLISGHRGVAP, from the coding sequence ATGACGCAGACAGGACCAGGCAAGAGCTACCGCAAGGGTCTCTCGCTCATCGAGGTCACCCGTATGTTTCCCGACGATGAGGCCGCCGAGGCTTGGATCGCTGAATGCCGGTGGGGTGGTGAACCGACCTGCCCGCGCTGCGAGAGCACCAACGTTCAGACAGGGGCGAAGCACCCGAGCCAGCCGTACCGCTGCCGGGTGTGCCGGAAGTTCTTCTCGGTCAAGACCGGCACCGCGATGGCGGGAAGCAACCTCGGCTACCAGACATGGGCGATAGCCACCTACCTGTTGGCGACCGGGTTGAAGGGTCAGGCCAGCATGAAGCTGCATCGTGATTTGGGCATCTCGCAGAAGTCGGCGTGGTTCCTGGCCCACCGCCTGCGGGAGGCTTGGGAGAACGACCAGGCCACCTTTGCCGGGGCGATGGAAGTGGACGAGAGTTTCATCGGTGGCTTGGAGCGCAACAAGCACGCCGCGAAGAAGCTGAACGCCGGACGCGGCCCGGTCGGTAAGACCGCTGTGGTCGGGGCGAAGGATCGCGCTACCGGCCAGGTCGTCGCCCGAGTGGTGCCGAACACCCAGGCGGACACGCTCCAGGGGTTCGTGGAAGAGCATCGAATACCGAACCAGCCGGTCTACACCGACGGCGCCACGGCGTATGATGGGCTCGAAGGCCGCCAGGCTATCCACCATTCGGTAGGGGAATACGTGCGGGGGAAGGCTCACACCAACGGAGTCGAGTCGTTCTGGTCGATGCTCAAGCGGGGCTACCACGGCACCTACCACCGGATGAGCCCCAAGCACCTCCAACGGTATGTCAACGAGTTCGCCGGTCGGCACAACATCCGCCCGTTCGACACTGTCGACCAGATGCGGTTCATCATGTGCGGACTCGTGGGAAAGCGACTCCGCTACGAAGACCTCATCTCCGGCCATCGCGGGGTCGCGCCATGA
- the cas1 gene encoding CRISPR-associated endonuclease Cas1, producing the protein MVNEFEYCPRLFYLEWVQARFEDNPDTVEGRFVHRRVDLGGGLIGDSSEDEPVRIARSVALGSERLGLTAKADIIEGTADGSVIPIEVKRGRPPPHGPAWSPELIQLCAIGLLLRDNGYECTEGQIFFAETRRRVTVPFDDELVSRTLGVLEPLRAVAAASDPPPPLVDSPKCPRCSLVGICLPDETNLHTRRSRKRPRRLTPRDSAARPLYVTDQGAKVGIRGGRVTVTRRNETITQVRAIDVSQISVYGNVQLSSQLMRAAFSRQIPVCWFSYGGWFQGIAEGLPSKHVELRRRQAAIAAQAGLPIARRLVEGKIRNCRTFLRRNSRTDTGPVLAQLRRLADQAASAESVESLLGFEGTAARLYFGRFAGMLKNDDLGTFDVNGRNRRPPRDAVNCLLSYGYSLLVKDLTATVLGVGFDPYLGLYHRPRFGRPALALDLAEEFRPLVADSVVVNVINNGEIRSSGFVVRARGVAMNQQARRSFLSAYERRLDHEITHPTYKYRITYRRVLEVQARMLGAYLLGEIPEYVPFMTR; encoded by the coding sequence ATGGTCAACGAGTTCGAGTACTGTCCGCGTCTCTTCTATCTGGAGTGGGTGCAAGCGCGCTTCGAGGACAACCCGGACACCGTTGAAGGACGGTTTGTGCATCGACGGGTTGACCTGGGTGGGGGGCTCATCGGGGACTCGTCCGAGGACGAACCGGTACGTATTGCTCGTTCGGTAGCTCTCGGTTCGGAGCGGCTAGGCCTCACCGCCAAGGCCGACATCATCGAAGGGACTGCTGATGGGAGTGTGATACCGATCGAGGTGAAGAGGGGTCGGCCACCTCCTCACGGCCCGGCCTGGTCCCCGGAACTGATCCAGCTGTGCGCGATCGGTCTTCTCCTGAGGGACAACGGATACGAGTGCACCGAGGGTCAGATCTTCTTTGCGGAGACACGGCGCCGTGTCACTGTGCCATTCGACGACGAGCTTGTCTCGAGGACGCTCGGGGTGCTTGAGCCGCTCCGGGCGGTGGCGGCCGCATCGGATCCTCCACCGCCTCTTGTCGATAGTCCCAAGTGCCCGCGATGTTCCCTGGTTGGTATCTGTCTGCCCGACGAAACCAACCTCCACACCCGCAGATCCAGAAAGAGGCCTCGGCGGCTCACTCCGCGCGACTCCGCCGCGAGGCCGTTGTACGTAACCGATCAGGGAGCGAAAGTCGGTATACGCGGGGGACGGGTCACCGTGACTCGCCGCAACGAGACAATCACCCAGGTTCGGGCGATTGATGTGTCTCAGATCTCCGTGTACGGCAACGTCCAACTGTCTTCACAGCTGATGCGGGCCGCGTTCAGCCGCCAGATACCGGTTTGCTGGTTCTCCTATGGCGGATGGTTCCAGGGCATCGCCGAAGGACTCCCCTCCAAACACGTGGAACTTCGCAGACGCCAAGCTGCGATCGCCGCTCAAGCTGGCCTTCCTATAGCGAGGAGGCTGGTCGAGGGCAAGATCCGTAACTGTCGCACCTTCCTCCGAAGGAACTCCCGCACCGACACCGGCCCCGTGCTCGCCCAACTCAGACGTCTTGCCGATCAGGCCGCCTCCGCAGAGTCGGTGGAGTCCCTTCTCGGATTCGAAGGAACCGCCGCTCGACTGTACTTTGGAAGGTTTGCCGGCATGCTCAAGAACGATGACCTCGGCACCTTCGATGTCAACGGCCGTAACCGGCGTCCCCCACGCGACGCCGTGAACTGCCTTCTCTCCTACGGCTACTCGCTGCTCGTCAAAGACCTGACCGCCACGGTGCTCGGCGTCGGCTTCGATCCCTACCTGGGCCTCTACCACCGACCTAGATTCGGCCGACCTGCTCTAGCCCTCGACTTGGCCGAAGAGTTCCGTCCCCTTGTAGCCGACTCCGTAGTCGTCAACGTGATCAACAACGGCGAGATTAGATCATCCGGCTTCGTCGTACGAGCCCGGGGTGTGGCTATGAACCAACAGGCCCGGCGCTCGTTCCTGTCAGCGTATGAACGTCGCCTCGATCACGAGATCACACACCCGACCTACAAGTACCGAATCACCTATCGGCGCGTGTTGGAGGTTCAAGCCCGAATGCTTGGAGCCTATCTCCTAGGCGAGATACCCGAATACGTCCCGTTCATGACGAGGTGA
- the cas2 gene encoding CRISPR-associated endonuclease Cas2 encodes MARRRRYLVAYDIREDKRLRRVHKTMKGYGWSLQYSVFICDLDAMELLAMRTDLGDIIHHALDSIAIVDLGAPKERGSECFQFMGVASRLPTSGPVVI; translated from the coding sequence ATGGCGCGGCGCAGGAGATACCTCGTAGCGTACGACATCCGGGAGGACAAACGCCTCCGACGGGTCCATAAAACCATGAAGGGATACGGGTGGAGCCTCCAATACAGCGTGTTTATCTGTGACCTCGATGCGATGGAACTCCTGGCGATGCGAACTGACCTCGGTGACATCATTCACCATGCGCTCGACTCGATAGCTATCGTCGACCTCGGCGCCCCGAAAGAGCGAGGTAGTGAGTGCTTCCAGTTCATGGGCGTCGCGAGCCGTCTACCCACATCAGGTCCGGTGGTCATCTGA